Proteins encoded within one genomic window of Setaria italica strain Yugu1 chromosome IV, Setaria_italica_v2.0, whole genome shotgun sequence:
- the LOC101776746 gene encoding autophagy-related protein 101 isoform X1 → MNCETCQLKELELEPTEIRDVLRCILHTIFFHRTLSLVRPKDVDCDFLEITYVQCGLPELEKEVDEKIDQFITWVEKHPNRRSQVCLSFFDEKSKNPGWFVNKTERIYWEQWFINLHVMSSKRYSKSNSSKRLTNIGGNDLEETSSRRAALESSLNEVLFQIINFANEKKDHIPAIPDRIFNHEIMIPSSSDSVFGWNTDVIRRVLNSGHPCSL, encoded by the exons ATGAACTGCGAAACCTGTCAGCTGAAGGAGCTG GAGCTGGAGCCAACGGAGATCAGGGATGTGTTGCGAT GCATTTTGCATACCATATTCTTCCATAGAACTCTCAGCCTCGTTCGCCCCAAAGATGTTGACTGTGATTTCCTTGAGATTACTTAT GTACAATGTGGTCTACCAGAGCTAGAAAAGGAAGTAGATGAAAAGATAGACCAGTTTATTACTTGGGTGGAGAAGCACCCAAATCGCAGAAGCCAG GTTTGCCTGTCCTTTTTTGACGAGAAGAGCAAAAACCCAGGTTGGTTTGTCAACAAAACAGAGCGCATTTATTGGGAACAATGGTTCATCAATTTGCATGTCATGAGCTCAAAAAGATACAGCAAATCAAACAGCTCCAAACGGCTTACAAACATTGGAG GGAATGACTTGGAAGAGACCAGCTCAAGGCGTGCTGCATTGGAGTCGTCGCTTAACGAAGTGCTATTCCAGATCATAAACTTCGCCAACGAGAAAAAGGACCACATTCCTGCCATCCCTGACAGAATTTTCAATCACGAGATCATGATCCCAAG CTCCTCGGATTCTGTATTTGGATGGAACACCGACGTCATTCGCAGAGTGCTGAATAGTGGACACCCGTGCTCACTTTAG
- the LOC101776746 gene encoding autophagy-related protein 101 isoform X2, whose amino-acid sequence MNCETCQLKELELEPTEIRDVLRCILHTIFFHRTLSLVRPKDVDCDFLEITYVQCGLPELEKEVDEKIDQFITWVEKHPNRRSQVCLSFFDEKSKNPGWFVNKTERIYWEQWFINLHVMSSKRYSKSNSSKRLTNIGGNDLEETSSRRAALESSLNEVLFQIINFANEKKDHIPAIPDRIFNHEIMIPR is encoded by the exons ATGAACTGCGAAACCTGTCAGCTGAAGGAGCTG GAGCTGGAGCCAACGGAGATCAGGGATGTGTTGCGAT GCATTTTGCATACCATATTCTTCCATAGAACTCTCAGCCTCGTTCGCCCCAAAGATGTTGACTGTGATTTCCTTGAGATTACTTAT GTACAATGTGGTCTACCAGAGCTAGAAAAGGAAGTAGATGAAAAGATAGACCAGTTTATTACTTGGGTGGAGAAGCACCCAAATCGCAGAAGCCAG GTTTGCCTGTCCTTTTTTGACGAGAAGAGCAAAAACCCAGGTTGGTTTGTCAACAAAACAGAGCGCATTTATTGGGAACAATGGTTCATCAATTTGCATGTCATGAGCTCAAAAAGATACAGCAAATCAAACAGCTCCAAACGGCTTACAAACATTGGAG GGAATGACTTGGAAGAGACCAGCTCAAGGCGTGCTGCATTGGAGTCGTCGCTTAACGAAGTGCTATTCCAGATCATAAACTTCGCCAACGAGAAAAAGGACCACATTCCTGCCATCCCTGACAGAATTTTCAATCACGAGATCATGATCCCAAG GTGA